The DNA sequence ATTTATTGATATTAAATATCAAATGATGGGTACTTAACAAAGTATTCCAAAGACTAGTAATTGTTATAGGAAAAGTTAGTGGTGAGGTTTTCATTGTCTTGCCTTTCCAGACAGTTCTGGACTTAATATACAAAAGGTATTTGTGGGGATATCTGAAAAGGTCTTCAAAGGGACCAGTTAGTAGAAATGCATTTGGATGACCTGAACACATAGTTGTTGTGTCTCTAAATCCCAGACATGCTTTATTAGGACAATACAGCTGGTTTGCTATTTCTATCTCCTCATTATCAACACATTATGGTATGGCCTTTTCCCCTCACTTCCAGTGCCAAGAATTTGGCAGGGACACTATGTTAGCAAGTTGGAGCCTGGGGGTGAAGAGAGACAGCAACAGCTTTGCACAGCtgcagggcaggggaagagaggttttttttttttttttttttcaaagttgtgCTACTGGATTAAGATTGATAATGGACGTCTTTAGTCtggaataatttgaaaaaaataccaCAATTTCTCGGGTTTCTAGGAATACTCAGGGAAGGTTCTACTTGTTCTTGTCTATGTTTACATATGTTGTAGAACTTGTCTGAAAATCTCaacacataaaattattctctGTTCTCTCCCCTTCTAATCATCTCAGTTTTATGGAAATTCAGGTGAGATAATGAAATGTCTTACCTCTGGGCCTTGTTTCAAAGATTGTATGGTCAAAACCAATACAACATTACTACACCATGCTTTATGGACATGTGAGCGACCTCATTTGCTGGGAACAGACAGGCCTCTGATAACATCGCAACAAGGACACTGAAGTGAAAATCTTTCTCTTGTTAATATTcactctggttttattttattttattttgttttttatgtggtGAAATGAAAAAAACCATCAGATTAACTATTACATGCAATGCAAATCTTGTGAATgtactaaacatttttaaatttttcatatgatttttctagaaatttaaatCCTTAAATCCTAATCAGCACTGGAAATGAGTCATGAAACACGCTCTGTACTTTGTTAGAAGGTTTAAAAATAACCTCAAATTAAATTTTTCCATAGTATTTACTTTTCAGATCACACAGATTATCCTTTTAGAACTATCTGAAAGTACTCTCCAATATACTGAGTTCTCATAAAAAAGTTGATGTTAAAAAAATACAGGCCTCACCTCTACACACAGGCTGAGAGAAGGAGACACAGCacttcccagggaagagctcacCGGCTGATTATGTGatagctctgaaaacatacacgCAAATAACCAAATAACATCCTATAGACCGAATAAGTAGTATTTCTGTCTTTggaaataataatgtaataaataatgTACACACTCATATGTGTATTGTATTTAACAACAAGCAATGAGAAAACAGGCCATGCATTTAAAGGAGGGGTAAGAGGTGTACACATGAGAATTTGGAAGAAGTAAAGGGCAAACAACGTAGTCACAAGTTCAAAGAAAAggtaaacatgaaagaaaaagcacCTTCTTATTTATCACTCTTCCTGCTGATACTTATGGTATAGCAAGTTAGCAAGGAAAGTCCCTTTCTTTCCACATAGGAAGAAACTAGATAAGGATCCATGTTCAGATCAATACTATGTAAGTATGTTACTTACCTTTTACTATGTTTGAGTTAGAGCTATCCAAAACACGACTGAGACAACTAAAGGTCAGCAAAGATGAGTTTATCAATATCATCAAAAATTCAGAAATGTAGAAATGTATACATAGACACCATATTTTAGAATATTGCTTTTTTTGTTACAAAAACATATCAGTCTATATGGTGTTTTTGTTTATGCATATTGTTTTATTCAAAGAATACTAACAGATTTAAGTCCAAGTGACTTCACATGGGGGAGGCTGAGAGCTGACTGACGTTCCAATGGGAGTTATCTGTCCACAGCTTGATTCAAGGGTAAAATATATTCCCTTTCTgccactctgtaggccaggtaAATGTATGTCACAGGTGAGTGGAGACTCCTCTGAGCACCTTGTTTCTTTGATGTCTTCCTCACTCTAGAGAAATGGAAGTGTTGTCTCAAAAGTCACAGGCATCTTATTTTAGGATTATAGTGCTGGACCATGGAGGAGCACCTTGAAATTTCATAACAGGTAGAAAAAAAGATGAGCTCTCTCAATGTGAGGGATTGGTAAATGAAACTACTTTGTTATTGTCAGAATTAATACATGGataaaaatctgtgttttccaggcacttaCAACATTTTTTGTAcgctttctttacttttaaaagtagtttttatgttatttttgcACTATTAACATTTTACACCTATGACATTTCTGCCCCTCACTGCCAACACCAAACAATAGAATTGCTTCAATTAAGAAATAGAACATCAGCCTCTGGCATCTTATTCtgttgttccatctatttgcTAGGGagaattcatttgtttcttaattaagaaaaacaccAATAGCATGAAAAATCTGCTTTATGGTACCTGAATGGTAATTAGGCTAAAGGTAAAAAAGAAACTTGCACATACATTCCAATAGCAGCAAAAATGAACTTGAGCTGATAAAAATGAACTATACTCCCCTTGCATAAATGGAGGCTGAGAGAAGTGTACAGTCATTATGGCTAAGACAATATGCAAACTATCTTCAAAGAAATCAAATTGCTAGAGtgttttcatttgcatgtatTAACTATTAACATAATGAGGAGAAGTGACACTGGACCCGGGTTGTGTGTCTGCTAGGATTGATAATTCAACTACATCTGCAAACTGACGCCCAAACCCCACACTAGGAGTTAGATCAGACTCCAACTCTGCAGTGTGGTCTAAAACAGAATCTACAGCACATAAACCTCTCAGTAGCATTAGGCTTAGCATCTCTTTTGTTCTCATGACACCTCTGTCTTTTGTGTGCcatctctttctgtttgtatattttctaaataatggTCTTCCCATGCAAAAATCTTTACTTTGAAGTTTAAAGGAGTGAACTTATCTGAAACTTCCTGGTTTCCTTCAGCACCACTTTCCACGCTATGAGGAAGGACCCTATAATGCAGGTCTTACATAACCGTGGTGTTACATCAAGATCTAGTGGAGaatttaaaattcagatatttttgtttatttattccaaGTCCATATAAATGTATGTTTCCCTATTCTTAGCAGATTTAAATgtaggaaaaaaggaaataagcaTTATTGGTCTCTTATGTTCTATGCTCTGTGCagaaagaatacatttattaAGATGACTCCATAATGCAcataatgtactttgatcattttCATCTTCCAGTACCCTTTGTCAACCCCTTCTAACTCTTAGTGAAAAATGCTCTTCTTAGAAAAATGGAGTTAGGTTTAGTCTCACAGTAGGCTAACATTTACTGATCTGGCAATCATATAGATTTCTAATTTTGAGAGAAGATAATGCCAAAATGTAATCTTTGATATTTGAATTCTAACATCCcctttcttaaataataaattataacaaaataaaatataataagataaaaactgTGGCGTTGGAGCTGGacaaaacaaatagaaggaaaagagcccaagagaagtcATGGGATCCCAGACCCACTGGCTTGCATACACAGGAATCCCATTAAAAACTCTAAACTGAAAACCATAGCATATACTAGAGGCCCTGGAATAGACCTTTGGAGACCCTGTACCTGATGATTCAGTCTCTGCATCAACATGAGCACTGTTTATGTTGAATTAGAGCATATTCTTAAACACAGAATGTAGCTTACTACCAAGACCAAGAAATCCACTTAATTTTGTTATAATGTTTTGTACACATATTGATGTGTTTTGCTAAGAATGAGTATTTCTAATTAATACTGTATTTTATACAAGTTTATTCAATTGGTTAACAAAAGTACTGCTGTCTTCCATACAGTGCCTTCACTATTCAAAGCACAGAGATAAATGTTGCAAAAGAAAGGTCCTCTCTCTGTGCTGATGGGACTTAGCATTCTAACTGTAGAGCAGGCCACGAGTGCAGGAGCAAAGTGAGCACGCACAGTGTGAGTTCACACTGGAATGTTTTACACAAAAATCACACATGTTAATGTGACAGAGAATAGCTGTTCTGGTCATCTTCAAGTTGTAACATTAACCAGTCTGGTGGGAATTAGAACAGATTTTCATGCTTGTTTCTGTTGGAAGGGAGCTGGAAAGTGAATATAAGTCCATTAAAAATGATGGAAAACGGTTTCGCAGACACCACTGTTGCTTTTCACGGCTTGTAGTCACAGTTAACCCCACCTTGTTCTTCGACTTCACGGCCGATGACGAGCCCTTGGGCTACATCTTCTTCAAACTGTTTGCAGACACAGttccaaagacagcagaaaactTTCGTGCTCTGAGCACTGGAGAGAAAGGAGTTGACTATAAGGGTTCCTCCTTTTACAGAATGATTCCAGGATTCATGTGCCAGGGTGGTGACTTCACACGCCATCATGGCACTGCCGGCAGGTCCATCTACGGAGAGAAATCTGAGAACTTCATCCTGAAGCATTCAGGTCCTGGCATCTTGTCCATGGCAAATACTGGACCAAATGCAAATGGTTCCCAGTTTTTTATCTGCACTGTCAAGTCTGAATGGCTGGATGGCAAGCATGTGGcctctgggaaggagaaagaaggcagGAACACTGTGGAAGCCATGGAGTGCTCTAGGTCCAGGAATGACAAGACCAGCAAGAAGATCACCATTTCCAACTGTGGACAACTCTAATCTCTTTTGGCTTGCAGGTGTTTTACCCATCAAACCATTCCTTCTGTAGCTCAGGAGAGCTCCCCTACCCCATCTGCTCtatgattatgaataaaaactaaagaagaaaaaaaaaatgacggaAAACACTGTAAGCTGCAAAATTTCCTCAGAAATCCTGATCCATACAACCCTTCCAATTCCAAGATGAAGAATGTGATCTTATGAGTCactcagaggctggagagcaATGTTGAGGACTGATGGACTTTGTGGACAAACTCAATGACCAGGTGTCAGAAATGGTGTCAGGTTTGAGTGTCATATAGTTACTAAATGGATATAAAACATATCCTCATAGAGTTTCTATTCTAGAAGAGCAATAGGGTTTTTTCAAAATGGTTGTATTTCAGAGGAAATAAGTCCAGTTGTTTGATCATTCAGATATATTATTCATGCAAATAATATCTTCATAAATACTTATAATTCATAAATCTATATGaatatctttaacaaaagaaTCATAACtacattagtttatttttatcatggtTGATTTTTATCAAAAAGTAAACAATATTGTATTATACTATATGTGCTATTGTTGATGTTATGTTATTGATGTAATATTATCAATATAATTATTGTTATTGCAATATAATATGACTGTATATATGTTAGTATTGTTAAtgctattattatattataatatattgatTTATGTCAGTAATatgttaataatatattatatattgatatatactATAATTAACAATATAATGATATAATGGTATATTATAATATAGATAATAATATAGACATAAATAATAGGGTTGATATAGTCTgatatgttcatatgtatatattttttcttttaatagataGCATATCATTAAGTGGTTACTTGGGAAATTTTATTAGTGATCATCCTTTGAGTTTCAGAATACTGGTTATATAATTGACAGTTGAGGATTGGAACTGTATTAAattcactttatttctttttaaatagtatGCATTACCACTTAATGAGATACTATCATGATTTACTCTAAGCTATTACTAtcattttttctgtgtgtttactcAAGGAGTACAAGCCAAACAAATCAGCCAAATAGAAAAGCCTGAAGAACCACAAGAGGAGGGCATGTTTTATACGTTACAGTTGCTTATGGTTGAAGATTACCTCCTGCCCCTTAAAACATCCTcctaaaacaaactaacaaaaggCAAAGAGTAGGACTTGTTTTCTTTGATGCATTGTTTTGATTAGatg is a window from the Mus pahari chromosome 17, PAHARI_EIJ_v1.1, whole genome shotgun sequence genome containing:
- the LOC115065689 gene encoding peptidyl-prolyl cis-trans isomerase A-like; its protein translation is MIPGFMCQGGDFTRHHGTAGRSIYGEKSENFILKHSGPGILSMANTGPNANGSQFFICTVKSEWLDGKHVASGKEKEGRNTVEAMECSRSRNDKTSKKITISNCGQL